One Bacteroidales bacterium DNA segment encodes these proteins:
- a CDS encoding DUF4197 domain-containing protein translates to MKRITIIFLLTLSIGFSSCDILQQIVDDAGGGTGLTDSEIIAGLKEALIEGTVSSVKVLNATDGYFKDNAVKILLPPEANVIVENIQKVPGIGQKTIDDLVFKINRAAEDAASEAKPIFIDAVKSMTIQDGMTILKGSNTAATNYLKSKTYNKLVSKFAPKINTSLNKKLVGNVSAGSAWTKTTSLYNKVAPIIGKPKVTTDLGAYVTKKALNGLFLKVGEEEKKIRANPYAYVSEIIKKVFGYAKKNF, encoded by the coding sequence ATGAAAAGAATTACAATAATATTTTTACTGACACTATCAATCGGATTTTCATCTTGTGATATTCTTCAACAAATTGTTGATGATGCAGGCGGCGGAACCGGATTAACTGATTCGGAAATTATTGCCGGTTTAAAAGAAGCATTAATTGAAGGAACAGTCTCTTCCGTAAAGGTATTAAATGCTACCGACGGCTATTTTAAAGATAATGCAGTTAAGATATTATTACCGCCAGAAGCAAATGTAATTGTTGAAAATATTCAAAAAGTTCCCGGAATAGGTCAAAAAACAATTGATGATCTTGTATTTAAAATAAATCGTGCTGCCGAAGATGCAGCATCAGAAGCAAAACCCATTTTCATTGATGCCGTTAAATCAATGACTATTCAAGACGGAATGACCATCTTAAAAGGGAGTAACACAGCAGCAACGAACTATTTAAAAAGTAAAACATATAATAAACTTGTTTCGAAATTTGCGCCGAAAATTAACACATCATTAAATAAAAAATTGGTAGGTAATGTATCTGCCGGCAGTGCTTGGACAAAAACTACTTCTTTATATAACAAAGTTGCCCCGATTATAGGAAAACCTAAAGTAACTACTGACCTTGGAGCCTATGTAACCAAAAAAGCATTAAACGGTTTATTCTTAAAAGTAGGAGAAGAGGAAAAAAAGATAAGAGCAAATCCTTATGCATATGTAAGCGAAATTATTAAAAAAGTATTCGGATATGCTAAAAAGAATTTTTAA
- a CDS encoding pyridoxal phosphate-dependent aminotransferase, with protein MKKDTPIDSNVVKRILSEMPFDDIGDASIREIVRLAGMIEEETGEKYIRMEMGVPGIDVREIALEAEIKAFKAGYASKYAPIIGIAPLKNEISRFVKLYLDIDIDPEYCFTSVGSAQGSIALFMVANRTYTNRRGVLFIDPGFPVQKLQIKVLGYEYDTFDVFNYRGKKLKAKLEEFIVEKKISSILYSNPNNPAWISFTEEELQIVGELATKHNLVIIEDLAYFGMDFRKDYSIPGKAPYQPTVARYTDNWTMLISSSKAFSYAGQRVGMLVVSEKLYKSKFPDLKRFFSTEQFGHSLIYNALYTLSAGVSHTPQYGLTALLKAVNDGDYNYRDDVKIYGERAKVMKKMFLKYGFKFVYDNDLGEPIADGFYFTFSYPGMTGSELLENLIYHGISAIALQTTGSERHEGLRACVSQVGKELFPLLEERLKKFHENFG; from the coding sequence ATGAAAAAAGATACACCAATTGATTCAAATGTAGTAAAAAGAATTTTAAGTGAAATGCCTTTTGATGATATAGGGGATGCTTCTATAAGAGAAATTGTCAGATTAGCCGGTATGATAGAAGAAGAAACCGGAGAGAAATATATCAGAATGGAAATGGGTGTTCCGGGCATTGATGTGAGGGAGATAGCACTTGAAGCGGAGATTAAAGCTTTTAAAGCAGGTTATGCATCGAAATATGCACCAATTATTGGTATAGCTCCCTTAAAAAATGAGATATCAAGATTTGTTAAATTGTATTTAGATATTGATATTGATCCTGAATATTGTTTTACATCTGTTGGTTCGGCTCAAGGAAGTATTGCTTTATTTATGGTAGCAAACAGGACATATACTAATCGCAGAGGAGTATTATTTATTGATCCGGGGTTTCCTGTTCAAAAACTGCAAATTAAAGTTTTGGGATATGAATATGATACTTTTGATGTTTTTAATTACAGAGGCAAAAAACTTAAAGCAAAATTGGAAGAATTCATTGTTGAAAAAAAAATCAGTTCCATTTTATATTCAAATCCAAACAATCCTGCATGGATAAGTTTTACTGAAGAAGAATTGCAAATTGTCGGAGAACTTGCTACAAAACATAATCTTGTAATAATAGAAGATTTGGCATATTTCGGTATGGATTTCAGAAAAGATTATTCAATTCCGGGCAAAGCTCCATATCAGCCTACAGTAGCAAGATACACAGATAATTGGACGATGCTTATCTCAAGCTCAAAGGCTTTTAGTTATGCAGGACAAAGAGTTGGTATGTTGGTTGTTTCAGAAAAACTTTATAAAAGTAAATTTCCTGATTTAAAACGTTTCTTTTCAACTGAACAATTCGGACATTCATTAATTTATAATGCATTATATACACTTTCTGCAGGAGTCTCTCATACACCGCAATACGGCTTAACAGCATTACTGAAAGCAGTTAATGACGGAGATTATAATTATCGTGATGATGTAAAGATATACGGAGAACGTGCAAAAGTTATGAAAAAGATGTTTTTAAAATACGGGTTTAAATTTGTTTATGATAATGATTTGGGAGAGCCTATTGCTGACGGATTTTATTTTACATTTTCGTATCCCGGAATGACCGGAAGTGAGTTGTTAGAAAATTTAATATATCACGGTATTAGTGCTATTGCATTGCAAACAACCGGAAGTGAAAGACATGAAGGCTTACGTGCCTGTGTGTCGCAAGTTGGTAAAGAACTGTTTCCTTTATTAGAGGAGAGACTTAAGAAGTTTCATGAGAACTTTGGGTAA
- a CDS encoding flavin reductase family protein has protein sequence MKQINKIEWNPGNMLYPLPAVMVSCGSTPDEYNIITISWTGTINTNPPMLYISVRPERHSYNIIKKNMEFVVNLTTDKLAYATDFNGVKSGKNIDKFKESRLTPVPARKINTVLIGESPVNIECKVKQIIPLGSHDMFIADVVNVNIDEKLLDPRTNKLRLDKANLLAYSHSYYYILGKRIGHFGYSVKKDKS, from the coding sequence ATGAAACAAATAAACAAAATAGAATGGAACCCCGGAAATATGCTTTACCCTTTACCTGCCGTTATGGTAAGTTGCGGTTCTACACCTGATGAATATAACATCATTACTATTTCATGGACAGGTACTATTAACACAAATCCGCCGATGTTGTATATATCAGTTCGTCCGGAAAGACATTCATATAATATCATAAAAAAAAATATGGAATTTGTAGTAAATCTAACAACTGACAAATTAGCTTATGCAACTGATTTCAATGGTGTTAAATCAGGAAAAAATATAGATAAATTCAAAGAAAGCCGTTTAACTCCTGTTCCGGCAAGAAAAATAAATACAGTTTTAATTGGAGAATCCCCTGTAAATATTGAGTGCAAAGTAAAACAAATCATTCCGCTCGGTTCACATGATATGTTTATTGCCGATGTTGTAAATGTTAATATTGATGAAAAACTTCTTGATCCGAGAACAAATAAATTAAGATTGGATAAGGCAAATTTGTTAGCTTATTCTCACAGTTATTATTATATATTAGGAAAAAGAATCGGTCATTTCGGATATTCGGTCAAGAAAGATAAGTCATAA
- a CDS encoding ATP-binding protein — translation MFYKRQITINIEKSLNSNPVTAILGARQTGKTTLAKEILQSYKTALYLDLEKPSDKNMLIDAESFFKINNNKLICLDEIQLMPNLFPVLRSIIDDNEYNNKFLITGSASPDLLRQSSESLAGRIAYFELSPFLLSEISDKYSLENYWQKGGFPLSLLAADDELSNNWRKNFILTFLERDLRNFGFNIPPETLNRLWKMIAHLNGQTLNYSQLSNSMGYSDTTIRKYIDILSGTYMLRILQPFHINIKKRLIKSPKIYIRDTGILNSLLNINNYNELFTHPVFGSSWEVLCIENIINTFKNWEAFYYRTSNGNEIDLVLTKANEKIAIEFKTSSSPSVSKGFWNALEDLKTDKAFIIAPIKTAYPYKNNVWVYPINEFLCLKNLSKRVW, via the coding sequence ATGTTTTATAAAAGACAAATAACAATAAATATTGAGAAAAGCCTGAATTCAAACCCGGTTACAGCAATTCTCGGAGCAAGGCAAACAGGCAAAACAACTCTTGCAAAGGAAATATTACAAAGCTATAAAACTGCTCTTTATCTTGATTTAGAAAAGCCATCGGATAAAAATATGCTGATTGATGCTGAAAGTTTTTTCAAAATAAATAATAATAAACTAATTTGTCTTGACGAAATTCAACTAATGCCTAATTTATTTCCCGTTCTAAGAAGTATAATTGACGACAATGAGTATAATAATAAATTCTTAATTACAGGTTCAGCATCTCCGGATTTGCTAAGACAATCATCGGAAAGTTTAGCAGGACGAATTGCCTATTTTGAATTATCTCCGTTTTTACTTTCCGAAATATCAGATAAATACAGCTTAGAAAATTATTGGCAAAAAGGCGGTTTTCCTTTAAGTCTTTTAGCCGCAGATGATGAGTTAAGTAATAATTGGAGAAAGAACTTTATTTTGACTTTCCTTGAAAGAGATTTACGTAATTTCGGGTTTAACATTCCGCCGGAAACCTTAAACAGGCTTTGGAAAATGATTGCACATCTTAACGGACAAACGCTAAATTATTCTCAATTATCTAATTCTATGGGATATAGCGACACTACTATAAGAAAATACATTGACATACTTTCCGGTACATATATGTTGAGAATATTACAACCGTTTCATATCAATATAAAAAAAAGACTTATTAAAAGTCCGAAAATATACATTAGAGATACGGGAATATTAAATTCATTATTAAATATAAATAATTATAACGAATTATTTACACACCCTGTTTTCGGCAGTTCATGGGAAGTGCTGTGCATTGAAAATATTATTAATACATTCAAAAATTGGGAAGCCTTTTATTACAGAACTTCAAACGGCAACGAAATAGATTTGGTATTAACAAAAGCAAATGAAAAAATAGCAATAGAATTTAAAACATCGTCAAGTCCGTCTGTTTCAAAAGGCTTTTGGAATGCTCTTGAAGATTTAAAAACAGACAAAGCATTTATTATTGCTCCGATAAAAACAGCCTATCCATATAAAAATAATGTGTGGGTATATCCGATTAATGAATTTCTATGCCTGAAAAATCTATCAAAAAGAGTTTGGTAA